A genomic window from Streptomyces sp. HUAS YS2 includes:
- a CDS encoding beta-N-acetylhexosaminidase: MDLIPAPARVEGPYRCGFALDGRTALDAAPGTESTERWLRAVLGAAFGLPLRPAPDGRRDNVVRLRVDDALGPEAYRLDAVVNGTVEIAGGDPAGVFWGAQTFRQLLGPAAFRRARGPEAVAALPVQSVTDAPRFRWRGLMLDVARHFMPKDDVLRYVDLLAAHKLNVLHLHLTDDQGWRIEIERYPRLTETGAWRARTKWGHKNSPYWNETPHGGYYTRDDIREIVAYAAERHVTVVPEIDVPGHSQAAIAAYPELGNTDVVDTAALGVWDTWGVNPNVLAPTDAVLRFYEGVFEEVLDLFPSTFVHIGGDECPKDQWRASPSARARIKELGLADEDELQSWFVRHFDRWLAARGRRLIGWDEILEGGLADGAAVSSWRGYEGGIAAAEAGHDVVMCPAQHVYLDYRQDPGEDEPMPVGHTVTLADVYRFDPVPPGLSETAAGHVLGTQANVWTEAMESRDRVDYQVFPRLAAFAEVAWSALPAPADRDVADFERRLTTHYARLDALGVDYRPPSGPLPRQRRPAGPPRSGG, encoded by the coding sequence ATGGACCTGATCCCCGCGCCCGCGCGCGTCGAGGGGCCGTACCGCTGCGGCTTCGCTCTCGACGGTCGTACCGCCCTGGACGCCGCGCCCGGCACCGAGTCCACCGAGCGCTGGCTGCGCGCCGTGCTCGGCGCGGCCTTCGGCCTGCCGCTGCGGCCCGCCCCGGACGGACGGCGGGACAACGTCGTCCGGCTGCGCGTCGACGACGCCCTGGGCCCCGAGGCGTACCGCCTGGACGCGGTCGTGAACGGGACGGTCGAGATCGCCGGCGGCGACCCGGCCGGCGTCTTCTGGGGCGCCCAGACGTTCCGTCAGCTCCTCGGTCCCGCCGCCTTCCGCAGGGCGCGCGGCCCGGAGGCTGTTGCCGCCCTGCCGGTCCAGTCCGTCACCGACGCGCCCCGGTTCCGCTGGCGCGGGCTCATGCTCGACGTCGCGCGGCACTTCATGCCCAAGGACGACGTCCTGCGCTACGTCGACCTGCTCGCCGCCCACAAGCTCAACGTGCTCCACCTCCACCTCACCGACGACCAGGGCTGGCGGATCGAGATCGAGCGGTACCCGCGGCTCACCGAGACCGGTGCGTGGCGGGCGCGGACCAAGTGGGGGCACAAGAACTCGCCGTACTGGAACGAGACACCGCACGGCGGGTACTACACGCGGGACGACATCCGCGAGATCGTCGCGTACGCAGCCGAACGGCACGTCACCGTCGTTCCCGAGATCGACGTTCCCGGCCACTCGCAGGCCGCGATCGCCGCGTACCCCGAACTCGGCAACACCGACGTCGTCGACACCGCCGCGCTCGGGGTCTGGGACACCTGGGGCGTGAACCCCAACGTGCTCGCGCCCACCGACGCCGTACTCCGTTTCTACGAGGGCGTCTTCGAGGAGGTCCTCGACCTCTTCCCGTCGACCTTCGTCCACATCGGCGGCGACGAGTGCCCCAAGGACCAGTGGAGGGCGTCCCCTTCGGCCCGGGCGCGCATCAAGGAGCTGGGTCTCGCCGACGAGGACGAGCTGCAGTCGTGGTTCGTCCGGCACTTCGACCGCTGGCTGGCCGCCCGCGGACGCCGGCTGATCGGCTGGGACGAGATCCTGGAGGGCGGGCTCGCGGACGGCGCCGCCGTCTCCTCGTGGCGCGGGTACGAGGGCGGGATCGCCGCCGCCGAGGCCGGGCACGACGTCGTCATGTGCCCCGCGCAGCACGTCTACCTGGACTACCGTCAGGACCCGGGCGAGGACGAGCCGATGCCCGTCGGCCACACCGTGACCCTGGCGGACGTCTACCGCTTCGACCCCGTGCCGCCGGGCCTGTCCGAGACGGCCGCCGGGCACGTCCTCGGCACCCAGGCCAACGTGTGGACCGAGGCGATGGAGAGCCGCGACCGCGTCGACTACCAGGTGTTCCCCCGGCTCGCCGCCTTCGCGGAGGTCGCCTGGTCCGCCCTGCCCGCCCCCGCGGACCGCGATGTCGCCGACTTCGAGCGGCGCCTGACCACCCATTACGCGCGCCTCGACGCCCTCGGCGTCGACTACCGGCCGCCCTCCGGACCCCTCCCTCGGCAGCGCCGCCCGGCCGGGCCGCCCAGGTCGGGCGGCTGA
- a CDS encoding xanthine dehydrogenase family protein molybdopterin-binding subunit codes for MSSDTSTAVPTAPLDSPRQEQRLHGLGVSLPPADARAKTEGTFPYASDLWAEGLLWAAILRSPHPHARIVSLDTTAAAEMPGVRAVVTHADVPGDPSYGRTVADRPVFAAELVRHHGEAIAAVAADHPDTARLAAAAIAVEYEVLEPVTDPEKAFAAPALHPDGNLIRHIPLSFGDAEATGEIVVEGLYRIGRQDPAPIGAEAGLAVPRPDGGVEIYTASTDPHTDRDLAAACFGLAPEQVKVVVTGVPGATSDREDPGFQIPLGLLALRTGCPVKLTATREESFLGHAHRHPTLLRYRHHADGEGRLVKVEAQILLDAGAYADHSAESLAAAVSFACGPYVVPHAFIEGWAVRTNNPPSGHVRGEGAMQVCAAYEAQMDKLAARLGVDPAELRMRNVLATGDLLPTGQTVTCPAPVAELLGAVRDFPLPPLPMDAPEDDWLLPGGPDGAGEPGAVRRGVGYALGMVHMLGAEGADEVSTATVKVQDGVATVICAAVETGSGFSTLARQIVQETLGIDEVHVASVDTDQPPAGAATHGRHTWVSGGAVERAAKMVRTQLLQPLAHKFGMSTELLQITDGKITSYDGVLSTTVTEAMDGKELWATAQCRPHPTEPLDESGQGDAFVGLAFCAIRAVVDVDIELGSVRVVEMAVAQDVGRILNPAQLAARIEAGVTQGVGAALTENLRTARGVVRHPDFMGYALPTALDAPDVRIVKLVEERDVVAPFGAKAASAVPVVTSPAAVAAAVRAATGRPVNRLPIRPQAAVAAVTQTGA; via the coding sequence GTGAGCAGCGACACGAGCACCGCCGTTCCCACGGCCCCGCTCGACAGCCCCCGGCAGGAGCAGCGGCTGCACGGCCTGGGGGTCTCCCTGCCGCCGGCCGACGCCCGGGCGAAGACCGAGGGCACCTTCCCGTACGCCTCCGACCTGTGGGCCGAGGGCCTGCTGTGGGCGGCGATCCTGCGCTCGCCGCACCCGCACGCCCGGATCGTCTCCCTCGACACGACCGCCGCCGCCGAGATGCCGGGCGTCCGGGCCGTGGTGACGCACGCGGACGTGCCGGGCGACCCGTCGTACGGCCGTACCGTCGCCGACCGGCCGGTCTTCGCCGCCGAACTCGTCCGGCACCACGGCGAGGCGATCGCCGCCGTCGCCGCCGACCACCCCGACACCGCCCGGCTCGCGGCCGCGGCCATCGCCGTCGAGTACGAGGTCCTGGAGCCGGTCACCGACCCCGAGAAGGCCTTCGCCGCGCCCGCGCTGCACCCGGACGGCAACCTGATCCGGCACATCCCACTGAGCTTCGGCGACGCCGAGGCGACCGGCGAGATCGTCGTCGAGGGGCTGTACCGGATCGGCCGCCAGGACCCCGCGCCGATCGGCGCCGAGGCCGGCCTGGCCGTCCCGCGCCCCGACGGCGGCGTCGAGATCTACACCGCCTCCACCGACCCGCACACCGACCGCGACCTGGCCGCGGCCTGCTTCGGGCTCGCCCCCGAGCAGGTCAAGGTCGTCGTCACCGGCGTGCCCGGCGCGACCAGCGACCGCGAGGATCCCGGCTTCCAGATCCCGCTGGGCCTGCTCGCGCTGCGCACCGGCTGCCCGGTCAAGCTCACCGCCACCCGCGAGGAGTCCTTCCTCGGCCACGCCCACCGCCACCCGACGCTGCTGCGCTACCGCCACCACGCGGACGGCGAGGGCCGGTTGGTGAAGGTGGAGGCGCAGATCCTGCTGGACGCGGGCGCGTACGCGGACCACTCCGCCGAATCCCTCGCCGCCGCCGTCTCGTTCGCCTGCGGCCCGTACGTCGTGCCGCACGCCTTCATCGAGGGCTGGGCGGTCCGTACGAACAACCCGCCCTCCGGCCATGTGCGGGGCGAGGGCGCGATGCAGGTGTGCGCCGCCTACGAGGCGCAGATGGACAAGCTGGCGGCCCGACTGGGCGTCGACCCGGCCGAGTTGCGGATGCGGAACGTGCTCGCGACCGGCGACCTGCTGCCCACCGGGCAGACCGTGACCTGCCCGGCCCCGGTCGCCGAACTCCTCGGCGCGGTACGGGACTTCCCGCTGCCGCCGCTGCCGATGGACGCCCCCGAGGACGACTGGCTGCTGCCCGGCGGACCGGACGGCGCGGGCGAGCCGGGGGCGGTGCGGCGGGGCGTCGGCTACGCGCTCGGCATGGTCCACATGCTCGGCGCGGAAGGTGCCGACGAGGTCTCGACGGCCACGGTGAAGGTGCAGGACGGGGTCGCGACGGTCATCTGCGCGGCGGTGGAGACCGGTTCGGGCTTCTCCACGCTGGCCCGCCAGATCGTCCAGGAGACCCTGGGCATCGACGAGGTGCACGTCGCCTCCGTCGACACCGACCAGCCGCCGGCCGGCGCGGCGACGCACGGCCGGCACACGTGGGTGTCGGGCGGCGCGGTGGAGCGGGCGGCCAAGATGGTCCGTACGCAGCTGCTGCAGCCGCTGGCGCACAAGTTCGGCATGTCGACGGAGCTGCTCCAGATCACCGACGGCAAGATCACCTCGTACGACGGCGTGCTCTCCACGACGGTCACCGAGGCGATGGACGGCAAGGAGCTGTGGGCCACCGCGCAGTGCCGCCCGCACCCGACGGAGCCGCTGGACGAGTCGGGGCAGGGCGACGCGTTCGTCGGCCTGGCGTTCTGCGCGATCCGCGCGGTGGTGGACGTCGACATCGAGCTCGGCTCCGTGCGGGTGGTGGAGATGGCCGTCGCCCAGGACGTCGGCCGGATCCTCAACCCCGCGCAGCTCGCGGCCCGGATCGAGGCGGGCGTCACGCAGGGCGTCGGCGCGGCGCTGACGGAGAACCTGCGTACGGCGCGTGGAGTGGTGCGGCACCCGGACTTCATGGGCTATGCGCTGCCGACGGCGCTCGACGCCCCGGACGTACGGATCGTGAAGCTTGTCGAGGAGCGTGACGTGGTGGCCCCGTTCGGCGCGAAGGCGGCGAGCGCGGTGCCGGTCGTGACGTCTCCGGCGGCGGTGGCCGCGGCGGTGCGGGCGGCGACGGGGCGGCCGGTGAACCGGCTCCCGATCAGGCCGCAGGCCGCGGTGGCGGCGGTGACGCAGACGGGCGCCTGA
- a CDS encoding (2Fe-2S)-binding protein: protein MSTDETNEPNDPYAAGHDHGGWQPIPQSEGYDSDATAFVQLPPDFDFATAPLEAPGHGYVPPMIVPLTPAAATDPAATGTWVVQEPTEAEYVVPTDPTDPGDFVEHGEHSEYGEHREYGEQSEHAQYGDHSAYGEPAAGAGASEPPAAHDPHATGQWSFPDASQSTGQWTIPTVPEGSDESGEFTTSMLAQYASSAPATLPGGAPAPWAVAEPEPEAAPEADAAVEPVQDVQETASEAPEAPEALPELPEAPEDPGEAGPAPVFDTGSSSDSEEHPHISYALRVNGADRPVTGSWIGESLLYVLRERLGLAGAKDGCSQGECGACNVQVDGRLVASCLVPAATTAGSEIRTVEGLAVDGEPSDVQRALAKCGAVQCGFCVPGMAMTVHDLLEGNHAPTELETRQALCGNLCRCSGYRGVLDAVQEVVAERAATAAADPAAADPADEARIPHQIPHPLDGGMA from the coding sequence GTGAGCACGGACGAGACCAACGAGCCGAACGACCCGTACGCAGCGGGTCACGACCACGGCGGCTGGCAGCCCATCCCGCAGAGCGAGGGCTACGACAGCGACGCCACGGCCTTCGTGCAGCTGCCGCCGGACTTCGACTTCGCCACCGCGCCCCTGGAGGCCCCCGGGCACGGCTACGTGCCGCCGATGATCGTGCCGCTGACCCCGGCCGCCGCGACCGACCCGGCCGCGACCGGCACCTGGGTGGTGCAGGAGCCGACGGAGGCGGAGTACGTCGTCCCGACCGACCCGACCGACCCGGGCGACTTCGTCGAGCACGGCGAGCACAGCGAGTACGGCGAGCACAGGGAGTACGGCGAGCAGTCCGAGCACGCGCAGTACGGCGACCACTCCGCCTACGGCGAGCCCGCGGCGGGGGCCGGGGCGTCCGAGCCGCCGGCCGCGCACGACCCGCACGCGACCGGGCAGTGGAGCTTTCCGGACGCCTCGCAGTCCACCGGCCAGTGGACCATCCCGACCGTGCCGGAAGGCTCGGACGAGTCGGGCGAGTTCACCACGTCGATGCTGGCCCAGTACGCGAGCAGCGCGCCCGCCACGCTGCCCGGCGGCGCCCCCGCGCCGTGGGCGGTCGCGGAGCCGGAGCCCGAGGCGGCGCCGGAGGCGGATGCGGCCGTCGAGCCCGTCCAGGACGTCCAGGAGACCGCCTCGGAGGCTCCAGAGGCCCCTGAGGCCCTTCCCGAGCTTCCTGAGGCCCCCGAGGACCCCGGCGAGGCGGGGCCCGCTCCCGTGTTCGACACGGGCAGCAGCAGCGACAGCGAAGAGCACCCGCACATCTCGTACGCGCTGCGCGTCAACGGCGCCGACCGCCCCGTCACCGGGTCCTGGATCGGCGAGTCCCTGCTCTACGTGCTGCGCGAGCGGCTCGGCCTCGCCGGGGCGAAGGACGGCTGCTCGCAGGGCGAGTGCGGCGCGTGCAACGTCCAGGTCGACGGCCGGCTCGTGGCCTCCTGCCTGGTGCCCGCCGCGACCACCGCCGGCAGCGAGATCCGTACCGTCGAGGGCCTCGCCGTCGACGGCGAGCCCTCCGACGTGCAGCGGGCCCTCGCCAAGTGCGGCGCCGTCCAGTGCGGCTTCTGCGTCCCGGGCATGGCCATGACCGTGCACGACCTGCTCGAGGGCAACCACGCGCCCACCGAGCTGGAGACCCGCCAGGCCCTCTGCGGCAACCTGTGCCGCTGCTCGGGCTACCGGGGCGTACTCGACGCCGTCCAGGAGGTCGTCGCCGAGCGGGCCGCGACCGCGGCCGCCGACCCGGCCGCCGCGGACCCGGCGGACGAGGCGCGCATCCCGCACCAGATTCCGCACCCGCTCGACGGAGGCATGGCGTGA
- a CDS encoding FAD binding domain-containing protein, with product MTTHAPRTAHSVTLPATLDEAVAALTAMPAAVPVAGGTDLMAAVNRGQLRPAGLVGLGRINEIRGWQYQDGHALLGAGLTHSRMGRPDFAALIPALAAAARAAGPPQIRNAGTLGGNVVSAAPTGDSLPVLAALEADLVVTGPDGGREIPVSHLLAGRDMLAPGELVGFVRVPLLHAPQVFLKVTGRTGPARAAASVAVVLDPAHRAVRCAVGAIAPMPLRPLEAERWIASLIDWDNDRGLAPEALTAFGEYVAAACIPDPEGDEQLPPAVLHLRRTVAALARRALGRALS from the coding sequence TTGACCACGCACGCACCACGGACGGCGCATTCGGTGACGCTTCCGGCCACGCTCGACGAGGCCGTGGCCGCGCTCACCGCCATGCCCGCCGCCGTGCCCGTCGCGGGCGGCACCGATCTGATGGCGGCCGTCAACCGGGGGCAGCTGCGCCCCGCCGGGCTCGTCGGCCTCGGCCGGATCAACGAGATCCGCGGCTGGCAGTACCAGGACGGTCACGCGCTGCTCGGCGCGGGTCTCACCCACTCCCGGATGGGCCGGCCCGACTTCGCCGCCCTGATCCCCGCGCTCGCCGCGGCCGCCCGCGCCGCCGGACCGCCCCAGATCCGCAACGCCGGCACCCTCGGCGGCAACGTCGTCTCCGCCGCGCCCACCGGCGACTCGCTGCCCGTCCTGGCCGCCCTGGAGGCCGACCTGGTCGTCACGGGCCCGGACGGCGGCCGCGAGATCCCCGTCTCGCACCTGCTGGCCGGCCGGGACATGCTCGCGCCCGGCGAACTCGTCGGCTTCGTCCGCGTACCGCTGCTGCACGCCCCGCAGGTGTTCCTCAAGGTCACCGGCCGGACCGGCCCGGCCCGCGCCGCCGCGTCCGTCGCCGTCGTCCTCGACCCGGCGCACCGCGCGGTGCGCTGCGCGGTCGGCGCGATCGCGCCGATGCCGCTGCGGCCGCTGGAGGCGGAGCGGTGGATCGCCTCGCTGATCGACTGGGACAACGACCGGGGGCTCGCCCCGGAGGCCCTGACGGCCTTCGGAGAGTACGTGGCCGCGGCCTGCATCCCGGACCCGGAGGGCGACGAGCAGCTGCCGCCCGCCGTACTGCACCTGCGGCGCACCGTCGCCGCGCTGGCCCGACGGGCACTGGGGAGGGCGCTGTCGTGA
- a CDS encoding DUF3039 domain-containing protein: MSTLEPERGAGTGTLVEPTPQVSHGDGDHERYAHYVQKDKIMASALDGTPVVALCGKVWVPGRDPKKYPVCPMCKEIYESMGAGGGDKDKGGKDKK; encoded by the coding sequence ATGAGCACTCTCGAGCCCGAGCGCGGGGCAGGTACGGGAACCCTCGTCGAGCCGACGCCGCAGGTGTCCCACGGTGACGGCGACCACGAGCGCTACGCCCACTACGTCCAGAAGGACAAGATCATGGCGAGTGCCCTCGACGGCACTCCCGTGGTGGCACTGTGCGGCAAGGTCTGGGTGCCGGGGCGCGACCCCAAGAAGTACCCGGTCTGTCCGATGTGCAAGGAGATCTACGAGTCCATGGGCGCCGGTGGCGGAGACAAGGACAAGGGCGGCAAGGACAAGAAGTAG
- a CDS encoding YqgE/AlgH family protein: protein MTEVSSLTGRLLVATPALTDPNFDRAVVLLLDHDDEGSLGVVLNRPTPVTVGDILESWAPLAGEPGVVFQGGPVSLDAALGVAVIPGDEGPLGWRRVYGAIGLVDLEAPPELLAAALGSLRIFAGYAGWGPGQLERELAEGAWYVVESEPGDVSAPHPETLWRAVLRRQRGELAIVATYPDDPSLN, encoded by the coding sequence ATGACCGAGGTGTCCTCGCTCACAGGACGGCTGCTCGTCGCCACGCCCGCGCTGACGGACCCGAACTTCGACCGCGCGGTCGTGCTGCTGCTCGACCACGACGACGAGGGCTCCCTCGGCGTGGTCCTGAACCGGCCCACCCCCGTCACCGTCGGTGACATCCTGGAGTCCTGGGCGCCGCTGGCCGGCGAGCCCGGGGTCGTCTTCCAGGGCGGCCCGGTCTCCCTCGACGCCGCGCTCGGCGTCGCCGTCATCCCCGGCGACGAGGGCCCGCTCGGCTGGCGCCGGGTGTACGGGGCGATCGGCCTGGTCGACCTGGAGGCCCCGCCGGAACTGCTCGCCGCCGCCCTCGGCTCGCTCCGGATCTTCGCCGGCTACGCGGGCTGGGGCCCGGGCCAGCTGGAGCGCGAGCTCGCGGAGGGCGCCTGGTACGTCGTCGAGTCCGAACCCGGCGACGTCTCCGCCCCGCACCCGGAGACCCTGTGGCGCGCGGTGCTGCGCCGCCAGCGCGGCGAGCTCGCCATCGTCGCCACCTACCCGGACGACCCGTCGCTGAACTGA
- a CDS encoding DUF1269 domain-containing protein has protein sequence MSNLFVVAYNDLATANQVRDRLLSMNREHLVELEDIVVVERRASDNKIKLHQAVNHTAMGAAGGALWGSVIGLLFLVPFLGAAVGAAAGAAGGAVTDTGIDDGFMKELSANLQPGAAAVFTLVKHAAADKVVPELAQYGGQVVRTSLSKADEEHLKEMAQAARPSA, from the coding sequence ATGAGCAATCTGTTCGTCGTCGCCTACAACGACCTCGCCACCGCGAACCAGGTCCGCGACAGGCTGCTGTCCATGAACCGCGAACACCTCGTCGAACTCGAGGACATCGTGGTCGTCGAGCGCCGGGCGAGCGACAACAAGATCAAGCTCCACCAGGCCGTCAACCACACCGCCATGGGCGCGGCGGGCGGCGCGCTGTGGGGGAGCGTCATCGGACTGCTCTTCCTCGTCCCGTTCCTCGGCGCCGCCGTGGGCGCGGCGGCGGGCGCGGCGGGCGGCGCGGTCACCGACACGGGCATCGACGACGGCTTCATGAAGGAGCTCAGCGCCAACCTCCAGCCGGGCGCCGCCGCGGTGTTCACGCTGGTGAAGCACGCGGCCGCGGACAAGGTGGTGCCGGAACTGGCCCAGTACGGCGGCCAGGTGGTGCGGACGTCGCTGAGCAAGGCGGACGAGGAGCACCTGAAGGAGATGGCCCAGGCGGCCCGACCGTCGGCCTGA
- a CDS encoding MFS transporter, with protein sequence MSALDPRDTDVAPAPPAPAAGTPGGGVLDRAHRALSIGIVSVVLLIAFEATAVGTAMPVAARELNGVSLYAFAFSAYFTTSLFAMVLSGQWSDRSGPLAPLAAGMSAFAAGLLLSGTAGTMWLFIVGRAVQGLGGGLVIVALYVVVSRAYSEALRPAIMAAFAASWVVPSVVGPLASGTITEHLGWRWVFVGIPALVVFPLALALPAIRRTASGPADPTAPLPPYDRRRIRLALGISLGAGLLQYAGQDLRWLSLLPAAAGAALLVPSALGLLPKGTFRAARGLPAVVLLRGIAAGSFIAAESFVPLMLVTERGLSPTLAGLSLAVGGLTWALGSYLQARPWMEPYRDRTLVAGMILVAAAIAGAPSVLIPSVPAWTVAVAWAFGCLGMGVVIASTSVLLLELSAPEEAGANSAALQISDGLSNVLLLAAGGAAFAALGGGLVGATAHGAAAAGGAGSHPTAFAAVFLPMAAVAAAGAWVATRLRA encoded by the coding sequence ATGAGCGCCCTGGACCCACGCGACACCGACGTCGCACCCGCACCGCCCGCACCCGCCGCCGGAACCCCCGGCGGCGGGGTTCTCGACCGGGCCCACCGGGCGCTCAGCATCGGGATCGTCTCCGTCGTCCTGCTGATCGCCTTCGAGGCGACCGCCGTGGGCACCGCGATGCCGGTCGCCGCGCGGGAGCTGAACGGCGTCTCCCTGTACGCCTTCGCCTTCTCCGCGTACTTCACCACCAGCCTCTTCGCGATGGTGCTGTCCGGGCAGTGGTCCGACCGCAGCGGCCCGCTCGCGCCGCTCGCGGCCGGGATGTCCGCGTTCGCCGCCGGACTGCTGCTGTCCGGCACCGCCGGGACGATGTGGCTGTTCATCGTCGGCCGGGCCGTGCAGGGCCTCGGCGGCGGACTGGTGATCGTCGCGCTGTACGTCGTCGTCAGCCGCGCGTACTCCGAGGCGCTGCGGCCCGCGATCATGGCGGCGTTCGCCGCGAGCTGGGTCGTGCCGTCGGTGGTCGGGCCGCTCGCGTCCGGGACGATCACGGAGCACCTGGGGTGGCGCTGGGTCTTCGTCGGCATCCCGGCGCTCGTGGTCTTCCCGCTGGCGCTCGCGCTGCCGGCGATCCGGCGCACCGCGTCGGGTCCGGCGGACCCGACCGCGCCGCTGCCGCCGTACGACCGGCGGCGGATCCGGTTGGCGCTGGGCATCTCGCTGGGCGCGGGCCTGCTCCAGTACGCCGGGCAGGACCTGCGCTGGCTCTCGCTGCTGCCCGCGGCGGCGGGCGCGGCGCTGCTCGTCCCGTCCGCGCTGGGACTGCTGCCGAAGGGCACGTTCCGGGCCGCGCGGGGGCTCCCGGCGGTGGTGCTGCTGCGGGGGATCGCGGCGGGGTCGTTCATCGCCGCGGAATCGTTCGTGCCGCTGATGCTCGTCACGGAGCGCGGGCTCAGCCCCACGCTGGCGGGGCTGTCGCTCGCGGTCGGCGGGCTGACCTGGGCGCTGGGCTCGTACCTCCAGGCGCGGCCCTGGATGGAGCCGTACCGGGACCGCACGCTGGTGGCCGGAATGATCCTGGTCGCGGCGGCGATCGCGGGTGCCCCGAGCGTCCTGATCCCGTCGGTGCCGGCCTGGACGGTCGCGGTGGCGTGGGCGTTCGGCTGCCTCGGGATGGGCGTGGTCATCGCCTCGACGAGCGTGCTGCTCCTGGAGCTGTCGGCGCCGGAGGAGGCGGGCGCGAACTCGGCAGCCCTGCAGATCTCGGACGGCCTGTCGAACGTCCTTCTGCTCGCGGCGGGCGGTGCGGCGTTCGCCGCGCTGGGCGGCGGCCTGGTGGGCGCGACGGCCCACGGCGCCGCCGCGGCCGGCGGCGCCGGCTCCCACCCGACGGCCTTCGCGGCGGTCTTCCTGCCGATGGCGGCGGTGGCGGCGGCGGGCGCGTGGGTGGCCACGCGGCTGCGCGCGTAG
- the murA gene encoding UDP-N-acetylglucosamine 1-carboxyvinyltransferase: MTGTDDVLLVHGGTPLEGEIRVRGAKNLVPKAMVAALLGSEPSRLRNVPDIRDVRVVRGLLQLHGVTVRPGDEPGELVLDPTHVESANVADIDAHAGSSRIPILFCGPLLHRLGHAFIPGLGGCDIGGRPIDFHFDVLRQFGATIEKRADGQYLEAPQRLRGTKIRLPYPSVGSTEQVLLTAVLAEGVTELSNAAVEPEIEDLICVLQKMGAIISMDTDRTIRITGVDKLGGYTHRALPDRLEAASWASAALATEGDIYVRGAQQRSMMTFLNTYRKVGGAFEIDDEGIRFWHPGGQLKSIALETDVHPGFQTDWQQPLVVALTQATGLSIVHETVYESRLGFTSALNQMGAHIQLYRECLGGSDCRFGQRNFLHSAVVSGPTKLQGADLVIPDLRGGFSYLIAALAAQGTSRVHGIDLINRGYENFMDKLVELGAKVELPGSSLV, translated from the coding sequence ATGACCGGCACAGACGATGTCCTGCTTGTCCACGGCGGAACCCCGCTCGAGGGCGAGATCCGCGTCCGCGGCGCGAAGAACCTCGTGCCCAAGGCGATGGTCGCCGCCCTGCTCGGCAGCGAGCCGAGCCGACTGCGCAACGTGCCCGACATCCGCGACGTGCGTGTGGTGCGCGGACTCCTCCAGTTGCACGGGGTGACGGTCCGCCCCGGCGACGAGCCGGGCGAGCTGGTGCTCGACCCCACCCACGTCGAATCCGCGAACGTCGCCGACATCGATGCCCACGCGGGCTCGTCGCGCATCCCGATCCTGTTCTGCGGTCCGCTGCTGCACCGCCTCGGTCACGCCTTCATCCCGGGCCTGGGCGGCTGTGACATCGGCGGCCGGCCGATCGACTTCCACTTCGACGTGCTGCGACAGTTCGGCGCGACCATCGAGAAGCGCGCGGACGGCCAGTACCTGGAGGCCCCGCAGCGGCTGCGCGGCACCAAGATCCGGCTGCCGTACCCCTCGGTCGGCTCGACCGAGCAGGTGCTGCTCACGGCCGTCCTGGCGGAGGGCGTCACCGAGCTGTCCAACGCGGCGGTGGAGCCGGAGATCGAGGACCTGATCTGCGTCCTGCAGAAAATGGGCGCGATCATCTCCATGGACACCGACCGGACGATCCGGATCACCGGTGTCGACAAGCTCGGCGGCTACACCCACCGCGCCCTGCCGGACCGCCTGGAGGCGGCGTCCTGGGCGTCGGCGGCGCTGGCGACCGAGGGCGACATCTACGTGCGCGGCGCGCAGCAGCGCTCGATGATGACCTTCCTGAACACGTACCGGAAGGTCGGCGGCGCCTTCGAGATCGACGACGAGGGCATCCGCTTCTGGCACCCGGGCGGCCAGCTGAAGTCGATCGCCCTGGAGACGGACGTGCACCCCGGCTTCCAGACCGACTGGCAGCAGCCGCTGGTGGTCGCGCTGACGCAGGCGACGGGTCTGTCGATCGTGCACGAGACGGTGTACGAGTCCCGGCTCGGCTTCACGTCCGCGCTGAACCAGATGGGCGCGCACATCCAGCTGTACCGCGAGTGCCTGGGCGGCTCGGACTGCCGTTTCGGCCAGCGCAACTTCCTGCACTCGGCGGTCGTGTCCGGCCCCACGAAGCTGCAGGGCGCCGACCTGGTCATCCCGGACCTCCGCGGCGGCTTCTCGTACCTGATCGCCGCCCTGGCGGCCCAGGGCACGTCGCGGGTCCACGGCATCGACCTGATCAACCGCGGCTACGAGAACTTCATGGACAAGCTGGTGGAGCTCGGCGCGAAGGTGGAGCTGCCGGGCAGCAGCCTGGTGTAG